A part of Cuculus canorus isolate bCucCan1 chromosome 23, bCucCan1.pri, whole genome shotgun sequence genomic DNA contains:
- the NNMT gene encoding nicotinamide N-methyltransferase: MAGPAVFTGTDVYQRTFNPQEYLKEFYNLSDSNNQPNTFLINNLKSLHKMFSLDGLKGDTLIDIGCGPTIYQLLSACENFQEIFASDYTDQNRRELEKWLRKEPGAFDWSPVVQYVCELEGNREAWAAKEERLRKKVKQVLKCDVTKANPVALPPVDCIVSTLCLEAACKDLATFRSAVRNIGALVKPGGHLVLLTVLQETFYAFNNQVFSCLRLEKNMVEEAVEAAGFDVRLSEMQPCPPGDPRADCENVLSLVARKRASI, translated from the exons ATGGCTGGTCCAGCAGTCTTCACGGGCACAGATGTCTACCAGCGCACTTTCAACCCTCAAGAGTATTTGAAAGAATTCTACAACTTGAGCGACAGCAACAACCAGCCCAACACGTTCCTGATAAACAACCTGAAGAGCCTGCACAAAATGTTCTCCTTGG ATGGGCTGAAGGGTGACACCCTGATAGACATCGGCTGCGGCCCCACCATCTATCAGCTTCTGTCCGCCTGTGAGAATTTCCAGGAGATCTTTGCCTCGGATTACACCGATCAGAACCGCCGCGAGCTAGAGAAGTGGCTGAGGAAGGAACCTGGAGCCTTTGACTGGAGCCCAGTGGTGCAGTACGTATGTGAGCTGGAAGGAAACAG GGAGGCGTGGGCTGCGAAAGAAGAGAGACTGAGAAAGAAGGTAAAGCAGGTTCTGAAGTGCGATGTGACTAAAGCCAACCCCGTGGCCCTGCCTCCTGTTGACTGCATTGTCTCCACCCTCTGCCTGGAGGCCGCCTGCAAGGACCTGGCCACCTTCCGCAGTGCCGTGAGAAACATCGGTGCCCTCGTGAAGCCAGGAGGGCACCTGGTGTTGCTCACCGTCCTCCAGGAAACCTTCTATGCCTTCAACAATCAGGTTTTCTCATGCCTCCGTCTGGAGAAAAACATGGTGGAGGAAGCGGTGGAGGCTGCTGGCTTTGACGTGAGGCTCAGTGAGATGCAGCCATGCCCACCTGGCGATCCCCGTGCAGATTGTGAAAATGTGTTGAGCCTTGTGGCACGCAAGCGTGCCTCCATATAG
- the REXO2 gene encoding oligoribonuclease, mitochondrial — protein sequence MLGGSRAGLGRLRGCGGRLWRGRRRVAAMAGGGMGQRMVWVDLEMTGLDVEKDQILEMACLITDCDLNVLAEGPNLIINQPDELLDSMSEWCKEHHGKSGLTKAVKESKISLQQAEYEFLSFVRQQTPPGLCPLAGNSVHADKKFLDKYMPQFMRHLHYRIIDVSTVKELCRRWYPEEYEFAPKKAASHRALDDIRESIKELQFYRDSIFKRKTDEKKRKLIENGESDKAAS from the exons ATGCTGGGCGGCAGCCGCGCTGGGCTGGGCCGCCTGCGGGGCTGCGGCGGGCGGCTGTGGCGGGGCCGGCGGCGGGTGGCGGCCATGGCGGGCGGCGGGATGGGGCAGCGCATGGTCTGGGTGGACCTAGAG ATGACGGGCCTGGACGTGGAGAAGGACCAGATCCTGGAGATGGCGTGTCTCATCACCGACTGCGACCTCAACGTGCTGGCTGAG GGTCCTAACCTGATTATCAATCAGCCGGACGAGCTGCTGGATAGCATGTCCGAGTGGTGCAAGGAGCATCATGGCAAG tctgGCCTTACGAAGGCTGTGAAGGAGAGTAAAATCTCACTGCAGCAAGCGGAGTATGAGTTCCTGTCCTTTGTGCGGCAACAGACACCCCCGGGGCTCTGTCCTCTCGCAG GTAACTCTGTTCACGCAGATAAGAAGTTCCTTGACAAATACATGCCTCAGTTCATGAGGCACCTCCATTACCGGATCATCGACGTCAGCACTGTCAAAGAACTTTGCAG ACGCTGGTATCCGGAAGAATACGAGTTTGCACCGAAGAAGGCGGCTTCTCACAG AGCGCTCGATGACATCAGGGAAAGCATCAAAGAGCTCCAGTTCTACAGAGACAGCATCTTCAAGAGGAAAACggatgagaagaaaaggaaactaatAGAGAATGGAGAGAGTGATAAAGCTGCCAGTTGA
- the RBM7 gene encoding RNA-binding protein 7: MGAAAAEADRTLFVGNLDPRVTEELIFELFHQAGPVIKVKIPKDRDGRPKQFAFVNFKHEESVPYGLSLLNGIKLYGRPIKIQFRAGSSHASQDGNPACSPHGAAGSTPSGTPHPASSCGRYDRIPDSTVAAGFSAQRSQQSADGLPRQAAMHGAARQQPPFGGKYEPSAFALPGTYQHAPHAFHPSVASQPPRRPELPSLRKGRLNTHPYHFTREQRFGERGSEFCRGVREEYGFEERGHDAEHRYRAGREEPIYDERHRDGWSHDYRRESYREVKWHPSRH, encoded by the exons ATGGGCGCGGCGGCGGCAGAGGCGGATCGCACTCTCTTCGTGGGCAACCTGGACCCCAGGGTGACCGAGGAGCTCATCTTCGAGCTCTTCCACCAG GCAGGTCCGGTGATCAAGGTGAAGATCCCTAAGGACAGAGACGGGAGGCCCAAGCAGTTCGCGTTTGTCAACTTCAAGCACGAAGAGTCCGTCCCTTATGGGCTGAGTCTGCTCAACGGGATCAAACTGTATGGGCGGCCCATCAAAATCCAATTCCGAGCAG GGAGCAGTCACGCCTCTCAGGATGGCAATCCAGCTTGTTCCCCTCATGGAGCCGCTGGCAGCACCCCTTCTGGCACACCGCATCCGGCATCCAGCTGTGGCAG ATATGACAGGATTCCTGACAGCACGGTAGCAGCGGGATTCTCAGCGCAGCGGTCCCAGCAGTCAGCGGATGGACTTCCAAGACAAGCGGCG ATGCACGGTGCTGCACGGCAGCAGCCGCCGTTTGGGGGAAAGTACGAGCCGTCTGCCTTCGCCCTTCCCGGCACCTACCAGCACGCTCCCCACGCCTTCCACCCCTCGGTGGCCTCCCAGCCTCCGCGGCGCCCGGAGCTGCCGTCGTTGCGCAAAGGCCGGCTCAACACCCACCCTTACCATTTTACCCGCGAGCAGCGCTTCGGAGAACGGGGCTCCGAATTCTGCCGGGGCGTGAGGGAGGAGTACGGCTTCGAGGAGAGGGGCCACGACGCTGAGCACCGCTACcgggcaggcagggaggagcCCATCTATGATGAGAGGCACCGAGACGGGTGGAGCCACGACTACCGGAGGGAGAGCTACAGGGAGGTCAAGTGGCACCCATCGAGGCATTAG